Proteins encoded together in one Kutzneria kofuensis window:
- the era gene encoding GTPase Era yields the protein MTSDSTPAGHRSGFACFVGRPNAGKSTLTNALVGAKVAITSSKPQTTRHTIRGVVHRPDAQLIIVDTPGLHRPRTLLGQRLNDLVMQTWSEVDVVGLCVPADQKVGPGDKFIASELAKLGKRTPVIGIVTKTDLVPQQQVAEQLLALQKVMDFADLVPVSARDGYQLDTLADLLVARLPEGPPLYPDGELTDEPEATLVAELIREAALEGVRDELPHSIAVVVEEMRPREGRDDLIDVHANLFVERTSQKAIILGHKGERLKHVGSTARRQIERLLGSRIFLDLHVKIAKDWQRDPKQLRRLGF from the coding sequence ATGACCAGCGACAGCACCCCTGCCGGGCACCGCTCCGGGTTCGCCTGCTTCGTCGGCCGGCCCAACGCGGGCAAGTCGACGCTGACCAACGCGCTGGTCGGCGCCAAGGTGGCGATCACGTCCAGCAAGCCGCAGACCACCCGGCACACCATCCGCGGCGTGGTGCACCGGCCGGACGCGCAGCTGATCATCGTGGACACGCCCGGCCTGCACCGCCCCCGCACGCTGCTCGGCCAGCGGCTCAACGACCTGGTGATGCAGACCTGGTCCGAGGTGGACGTCGTCGGCCTGTGCGTGCCGGCCGACCAGAAGGTGGGCCCCGGCGACAAGTTCATCGCCTCGGAGCTGGCCAAGCTGGGCAAGCGCACTCCGGTCATCGGCATCGTCACCAAGACGGACCTGGTGCCCCAGCAGCAGGTCGCCGAGCAGCTGCTGGCGTTGCAGAAGGTGATGGACTTCGCCGACCTGGTGCCGGTGTCGGCCCGGGACGGCTACCAGCTCGACACGCTGGCCGACCTGCTGGTGGCCCGGCTGCCCGAGGGGCCGCCGCTGTACCCGGACGGCGAGCTGACCGACGAGCCGGAGGCCACGCTGGTCGCCGAGCTGATCCGGGAGGCGGCGCTGGAGGGCGTGCGCGACGAGCTGCCGCACTCCATCGCCGTGGTGGTGGAGGAGATGCGGCCGAGGGAGGGCCGCGACGACCTGATCGACGTGCACGCCAACCTGTTCGTGGAGCGCACCAGCCAGAAGGCGATCATCCTGGGGCACAAGGGGGAGCGGCTCAAGCACGTGGGCAGCACCGCGCGCCGCCAGATCGAGCGGCTGCTCGGCTCGCGGATCTTCCTCGACCTGCACGTGAAGATCGCCAAGGACTGGCAGCGGGATCCCAAACAGCTCCGCCGTCTGGGCTTCTAG
- a CDS encoding TIGR03943 family putative permease subunit has translation MRKARRAVPAAAGPTTAALPIPSDPLAADLTTAGSAASDPAAAGSAADLDAHAAHPGPAAEPAAVGTGSAAPASSLAVAEAVDHPHGDLALAAASHSHDDGHGHSHGSARSAWMLLMPVLAIFLIAPPALGADSVNRAGGRTVASEQRQDQVIKTKFPPLPAASVVPMRMADVATRAAWDSTNSLNGRTLELTGFVVHDAAGVYVARLVITCCAADAMPVKARLVGAEGLADDEWITVTGKVRPDSAVQADNYVPVFDVTTVKKIGTPSDPYEY, from the coding sequence ATCCGCAAGGCCCGCCGTGCGGTCCCCGCTGCCGCCGGCCCCACCACCGCCGCTCTGCCCATCCCCTCTGACCCACTCGCCGCTGACCTCACCACCGCTGGCTCTGCCGCCTCTGACCCCGCCGCCGCTGGCTCTGCCGCCGACCTGGACGCTCACGCCGCGCATCCTGGTCCCGCCGCCGAGCCCGCGGCCGTCGGCACCGGCTCTGCCGCCCCGGCCAGCAGCCTTGCCGTCGCCGAGGCCGTCGACCACCCCCACGGCGACCTCGCACTCGCCGCCGCCAGCCACTCCCATGACGACGGCCACGGCCACTCGCACGGATCCGCCCGCAGCGCGTGGATGCTGCTGATGCCCGTGCTGGCGATCTTCCTGATCGCGCCGCCCGCGCTCGGCGCCGACTCCGTCAACCGGGCCGGCGGCCGGACCGTGGCCAGCGAGCAGCGGCAGGACCAGGTGATCAAGACCAAGTTCCCGCCGCTGCCGGCCGCGTCCGTGGTGCCGATGCGGATGGCCGACGTGGCCACCCGCGCCGCGTGGGACTCGACGAACTCGCTCAACGGCCGGACGCTGGAGCTGACCGGATTCGTCGTGCACGACGCCGCCGGTGTCTACGTGGCGCGGCTGGTGATCACCTGCTGTGCCGCCGACGCCATGCCGGTCAAGGCCCGTCTGGTCGGCGCCGAGGGCCTCGCCGACGACGAGTGGATCACCGTCACCGGCAAGGTGCGGCCGGACTCCGCCGTGCAGGCCGACAACTACGTGCCGGTGTTCGACGTGACCACCGTGAAGAAGATCGGTACCCCCAGCGACCCGTACGAGTACTGA
- a CDS encoding epoxide hydrolase family protein, producing METFRIEVPDAELADLRDRLARIRWAPEPPADDYGVSGPTVRKLVEHWRDGYDWRAVEARLNAYPQFTTTIDGANVHFLHVRSPEPDALPLILTHGWPGSVTEYLDVIGPLTDPRAYGFDPAVAFHLVIPSLPGFGWSGPVTEPGWGPRRIAAAWTVLMERLGYSRYGAAGNDWGAVISPEVGRTAPDSVIGVHVTQIFSGPEGDVPFHPPTVEPASVATLPPDERALVAGLRHFQRTMASYHHVHAEQPQTLAYALADSPVGLLAWNSQVMGGLDADALLTHVSIHWLTNTAGSAPRIYLEDHRNPVPSEPTTVPLGLAQFPNDAPAIPTYAHRDHANIVSWNVHDRGGHYGSQQAPDLYVDDVRQFFAQLRP from the coding sequence ATGGAGACGTTTCGCATCGAGGTCCCGGACGCCGAGCTGGCCGACCTGCGTGACCGGCTCGCCCGGATCCGGTGGGCGCCCGAGCCGCCCGCCGACGACTACGGCGTGTCCGGCCCGACCGTGCGCAAGCTCGTCGAGCACTGGCGCGACGGCTACGACTGGCGGGCCGTCGAGGCCCGGCTCAACGCGTATCCGCAGTTCACCACCACGATCGACGGCGCCAACGTGCACTTCCTGCACGTCCGCTCGCCCGAACCGGACGCGCTGCCGCTGATCCTCACGCACGGCTGGCCGGGTTCCGTCACCGAATACCTCGACGTCATCGGGCCGCTCACCGACCCCCGTGCCTACGGCTTCGACCCCGCCGTAGCCTTCCACCTGGTGATTCCGTCGCTACCCGGCTTCGGCTGGTCCGGCCCCGTCACCGAGCCCGGCTGGGGCCCGCGCCGCATCGCCGCCGCGTGGACCGTGCTGATGGAACGGCTCGGCTACTCCCGCTACGGCGCCGCCGGCAACGACTGGGGCGCGGTGATCTCACCCGAGGTCGGCCGCACCGCCCCCGACTCGGTCATCGGCGTGCACGTCACCCAGATCTTCTCCGGCCCCGAAGGCGATGTGCCCTTCCACCCGCCGACCGTCGAGCCCGCCAGCGTCGCCACCCTGCCACCCGACGAGCGGGCTCTCGTTGCGGGGTTGCGCCATTTCCAGCGGACCATGGCCTCTTACCACCATGTGCATGCCGAGCAGCCCCAGACGCTCGCCTACGCTCTCGCCGACTCGCCCGTCGGCCTGCTCGCGTGGAACAGCCAGGTGATGGGCGGGCTCGACGCCGATGCCCTGCTCACCCACGTCTCCATCCATTGGCTCACCAACACCGCCGGCTCCGCCCCGCGGATCTACCTCGAAGACCACCGCAACCCGGTTCCCAGCGAGCCCACCACCGTGCCGCTCGGTCTCGCCCAGTTCCCCAACGACGCCCCGGCCATCCCGACCTATGCGCACCGGGACCACGCCAACATCGTGTCGTGGAACGTCCACGACCGGGGCGGCCACTACGGCTCCCAGCAGGCCCCCGACCTGTACGTCGACGACGTCCGCCAGTTCTTCGCCCAGCTCCGCCCCTGA
- a CDS encoding GNAT family N-acetyltransferase, whose translation MILRPAEPGDRKAMHDICVATATQRELDDLDLIGYVFADPYLALAPELCFVIADSDGVAGYTVGALDTVEFYRRWRAEWTPRFADRYPKPAQETSRYSSLVLSLHNPERFLPASLGGYPSHLHINLDARARRQGWGTKLLESLFGQLRRGGSPGVHLTTSAGNTRAIAFYHTLGFEVLDRPGEATVMGLRFDGSGRMEASPSRS comes from the coding sequence TTGATCCTGCGACCGGCTGAACCCGGCGACCGCAAGGCCATGCACGACATCTGCGTCGCGACGGCGACGCAACGCGAACTCGACGACCTCGACCTGATCGGCTACGTGTTCGCCGACCCGTATCTCGCGCTGGCGCCGGAGCTGTGCTTCGTCATCGCCGACTCCGACGGTGTCGCCGGGTACACCGTCGGCGCACTGGACACAGTGGAATTCTACCGGCGCTGGCGGGCCGAGTGGACGCCGCGATTCGCCGACAGGTACCCGAAACCGGCTCAGGAGACGAGCCGGTACTCCTCGCTCGTCCTGTCGCTGCACAACCCGGAGCGCTTCCTGCCGGCATCGCTCGGCGGCTACCCGTCGCACCTGCACATCAACCTGGACGCCCGGGCGCGGCGCCAGGGCTGGGGCACCAAGCTGCTGGAATCGCTGTTCGGCCAGCTGCGCAGGGGTGGGTCGCCGGGCGTGCACCTGACCACGTCCGCCGGCAACACGCGGGCCATCGCCTTCTACCACACTCTGGGCTTCGAGGTGCTGGACCGACCCGGCGAGGCCACCGTGATGGGACTCCGCTTCGACGGTTCGGGCAGGATGGAGGCATCCCCATCCCGATCGTGA
- a CDS encoding YciI family protein, translating into MKYLVLIYSNPTSWAHPTFVHSDYYRSASPAERAAMDAQFAELMHEISDSGELISGTPLAEPSTTRTVRVQDGVTVTTDGPFAESKEQMAGYFVLDCATLDRATELAARFPDARFGRIEVRPIME; encoded by the coding sequence ATGAAGTACCTGGTCCTGATCTACAGCAACCCCACCAGCTGGGCCCATCCCACCTTCGTGCACTCCGACTACTACCGTTCGGCGTCTCCCGCCGAACGCGCCGCCATGGACGCCCAGTTCGCCGAGCTGATGCATGAGATCTCCGACTCCGGCGAACTCATCTCCGGCACCCCGCTCGCCGAGCCCTCCACCACCCGCACCGTCCGCGTCCAGGACGGCGTCACCGTGACGACGGACGGCCCCTTCGCCGAGTCCAAGGAGCAGATGGCCGGCTACTTCGTCCTCGACTGCGCCACCCTCGACCGCGCCACCGAACTGGCCGCCCGCTTCCCCGACGCCCGCTTCGGCCGCATCGAGGTCCGCCCCATCATGGAATGA
- a CDS encoding RDD family protein, producing the protein MTTPPPGFDPQGQQPPYGQQQPYGQQPQTPPPGFSQPGAQPYDPNQQQYGQASPPYGTPQQPYGQQQYGQQPYGGQQQYGQPYGGQPMGAGGGLDYIQLPGVGTVRLASMGQRFLARVVDAIIVGIPFFIIYFLIAAAFASSAASSIQVDPETGQIVGGAGAGFLGGSVTVFLLTPLVFIVLQILYEVSMIATRGATLGKQVAGVKVIREYDGQLPGWGGAFTRWGVMVAPAIVPCLGGLWVLLCELSPFFDNQGRRQGWHDKAAKTIVTATK; encoded by the coding sequence GTGACCACACCGCCCCCCGGCTTCGACCCGCAGGGACAGCAGCCGCCGTACGGACAGCAGCAGCCCTACGGGCAGCAGCCGCAGACCCCTCCGCCGGGCTTCAGCCAGCCGGGGGCTCAGCCGTACGACCCGAACCAGCAGCAGTACGGCCAGGCGTCGCCGCCCTACGGCACGCCGCAGCAGCCCTACGGGCAGCAGCAGTACGGCCAGCAGCCCTACGGCGGCCAGCAGCAGTACGGCCAGCCCTACGGCGGCCAGCCGATGGGCGCGGGCGGCGGGCTGGACTACATCCAGCTGCCCGGTGTCGGCACGGTCCGGCTGGCCTCGATGGGCCAGCGCTTCCTGGCCCGCGTGGTCGACGCGATCATCGTCGGCATCCCGTTCTTCATCATCTACTTCCTCATCGCCGCGGCCTTCGCGTCCTCGGCCGCCAGCTCCATCCAGGTCGACCCGGAGACCGGCCAGATCGTCGGCGGCGCCGGCGCCGGCTTCCTCGGCGGCTCGGTGACCGTCTTCCTGCTCACCCCGCTGGTCTTCATCGTGCTGCAGATCCTGTACGAGGTCTCGATGATCGCCACCCGCGGCGCGACGCTGGGCAAGCAGGTCGCCGGGGTCAAGGTGATCCGCGAGTACGACGGCCAGCTGCCCGGCTGGGGCGGCGCGTTCACCCGCTGGGGCGTCATGGTCGCGCCGGCGATCGTGCCCTGCCTGGGCGGGCTGTGGGTGCTGCTGTGCGAGCTGTCGCCGTTCTTCGACAACCAGGGCCGCCGCCAGGGCTGGCACGACAAGGCGGCCAAGACGATCGTGACCGCCACCAAGTGA
- a CDS encoding DUF2752 domain-containing protein, whose translation MTTLVRLRVTPAVAAVTAAAGALLGTGIVSIPCWFHELTGADCPFCGGSRALGALLHGDLAAALRFNAFAVLVLLPAAVAGLVLLGRTELGLPIPSWRVRRLGLIALGIAAVAWWLVRDLAFPGLQV comes from the coding sequence GTGACCACGCTCGTCCGCCTGCGGGTGACTCCGGCCGTCGCCGCCGTGACGGCGGCGGCCGGGGCCCTGCTGGGCACCGGGATCGTCAGCATCCCGTGCTGGTTCCACGAACTGACCGGCGCCGACTGCCCGTTCTGCGGCGGCAGCCGGGCGCTCGGCGCTCTGCTGCACGGCGACCTGGCCGCAGCGTTGCGCTTCAACGCCTTCGCCGTGCTCGTGCTGCTGCCGGCCGCGGTCGCCGGCCTGGTCCTGCTCGGCCGCACCGAACTGGGGTTGCCCATTCCGTCCTGGCGGGTCCGCCGCCTCGGGTTGATCGCGCTGGGAATCGCCGCCGTCGCCTGGTGGCTGGTCCGCGACCTGGCGTTCCCCGGGCTGCAGGTGTGA
- a CDS encoding Fur family transcriptional regulator yields MTTSERPSATVPGLRATKQRAAVSKLLDQLDDFRSAQDLHEELRRRGEGIGLTTVYRTLQSLADAGEVDVLRTDSGEAIYRRCSSHHHHHLVCRVCGRTVEVEGPAVEKWADRIAAENGFSEVSHTVEIFGTCAGCTA; encoded by the coding sequence GTGACCACGAGCGAGCGGCCCTCGGCCACCGTGCCCGGGCTTCGGGCCACCAAGCAGCGGGCCGCCGTGTCCAAGCTGCTCGACCAGCTCGACGACTTCCGCTCCGCCCAGGACCTGCACGAGGAGCTGCGCCGCCGGGGCGAGGGCATCGGTCTGACCACCGTGTACCGGACGCTCCAGTCCCTCGCCGACGCCGGCGAGGTCGACGTCCTGCGCACCGACAGCGGCGAGGCCATCTACCGCCGCTGCTCCAGCCACCACCACCATCACCTCGTGTGCCGGGTCTGTGGCCGCACCGTCGAGGTGGAGGGCCCGGCCGTGGAGAAGTGGGCCGACCGCATCGCCGCCGAAAACGGCTTCAGCGAGGTCAGCCACACCGTGGAGATCTTCGGCACCTGCGCCGGCTGCACCGCCTGA
- the recO gene encoding DNA repair protein RecO, producing MSLYRDTCVVLRVQKLGEADRIITLLSQRHGKIRAVAKGVRRTSSRFGARLEPFGHVDVQFYTGRTLDVITQVETVDAFGVGLVDDYARYTAACAVLETADRLTAEEGEPVLRLYMLVVGALRALADRQREAGLVLDAFLLRAMGFAGWAPAVTECARCGTPGPHAAFSVPAGGSVCGTCRPPGSASPAGETLSLLDALTHGDWALVDRTQPSSKREASGLVAAHLQWHLERQLHSLPLVERRASATAIDRLAAQIRTVVADRQEVGRQPVGENLDPATG from the coding sequence GTGAGCCTGTACCGAGACACCTGCGTCGTGCTGCGGGTGCAGAAGCTCGGCGAGGCCGACCGGATCATCACGCTGCTGTCCCAGCGGCACGGCAAGATCCGCGCCGTTGCCAAGGGCGTGCGCCGCACGTCCTCCCGGTTCGGCGCCCGGCTGGAGCCGTTCGGGCACGTCGACGTGCAGTTCTACACCGGACGCACGCTCGACGTGATCACCCAGGTCGAGACCGTCGACGCGTTCGGCGTCGGCCTCGTCGACGACTACGCCCGGTACACGGCCGCCTGCGCGGTGCTGGAGACCGCCGACCGGCTCACCGCCGAGGAGGGCGAGCCGGTGCTGCGGCTGTACATGCTCGTCGTCGGCGCGCTGCGGGCGCTGGCCGACCGGCAGCGCGAAGCCGGCCTCGTGCTCGACGCCTTCCTGTTGCGTGCCATGGGATTCGCCGGCTGGGCGCCGGCCGTCACCGAATGCGCGCGCTGCGGCACCCCCGGCCCGCACGCCGCGTTCAGCGTGCCCGCGGGCGGCTCGGTGTGCGGCACCTGCCGGCCGCCGGGCTCGGCCAGCCCGGCCGGCGAGACCCTGAGCCTGCTCGACGCCCTCACCCACGGTGACTGGGCGCTGGTGGACCGGACGCAGCCGTCGAGCAAGCGTGAGGCGAGCGGCCTGGTCGCCGCCCACCTGCAGTGGCATTTGGAACGGCAGCTGCACTCGCTGCCGCTGGTGGAGCGCCGCGCGTCGGCCACCGCCATCGACCGGCTCGCCGCCCAGATCAGGACCGTGGTGGCGGATCGACAGGAAGTGGGGCGTCAACCAGTGGGGGAGAACCTTGATCCTGCGACCGGCTGA
- a CDS encoding isoprenyl transferase, giving the protein MLRRQLRGRNDPTVRPPDPHPSGARPPQIPLEFVPQHVALVMDGNGRWANMRGLPRVEGHKRGEAVVLDVAKGAIELGVKWISLYAFSTENWKRSPDEVRFLMNFNRDVIHRRTDELDEMGVRIRWAGRKPKLWPSVVNELQKAEERTKNNDVLNLTMCVNYGGRAEIGDAAREVARLVAAGKLNPDKVDERTLAKHLYHADMPDVDLFIRPSGEQRISNFMLWQSAYAELVFQDILWPDFDRRDLWAACEAYARRDRRFGGAEDKASSDEMQEVAR; this is encoded by the coding sequence ATGCTGCGTAGGCAGCTGCGCGGACGCAACGACCCCACCGTGAGGCCGCCCGACCCGCACCCCAGCGGCGCCCGCCCGCCGCAGATCCCGCTGGAGTTCGTGCCCCAGCACGTGGCCCTGGTGATGGACGGCAACGGCCGCTGGGCCAACATGCGGGGGCTGCCCCGCGTCGAGGGGCACAAGCGGGGCGAGGCCGTCGTGCTCGACGTGGCCAAGGGCGCCATCGAGCTCGGCGTGAAGTGGATCTCGCTGTACGCGTTCTCCACCGAGAACTGGAAGCGCAGCCCCGACGAGGTGCGGTTCCTGATGAACTTCAACCGGGACGTGATCCACCGGCGCACCGACGAGCTCGACGAGATGGGCGTGCGGATCCGCTGGGCCGGGCGCAAGCCGAAGCTGTGGCCGAGCGTGGTCAACGAGCTGCAGAAGGCCGAGGAGCGCACCAAGAACAACGATGTGCTCAACCTGACCATGTGCGTGAACTACGGCGGCCGGGCCGAGATCGGCGACGCCGCGCGCGAGGTGGCCCGGCTGGTCGCCGCCGGCAAGCTCAACCCCGACAAGGTGGACGAGCGGACCCTGGCCAAGCACCTGTACCACGCCGACATGCCGGACGTGGACCTGTTCATCCGGCCGTCCGGCGAGCAGCGCATCTCCAACTTCATGCTGTGGCAGTCCGCCTACGCTGAGCTGGTGTTCCAGGACATCCTGTGGCCGGACTTCGACCGGCGTGACCTGTGGGCCGCCTGCGAGGCGTATGCACGACGGGACCGCCGCTTCGGCGGCGCCGAGGACAAGGCTTCCTCGGACGAGATGCAGGAGGTCGCCCGGTGA
- a CDS encoding LysE family transporter encodes MIDVLWLGLVLGTGAALSVGPIFVTILHESATRGFAAGLRVILGSATADLVLLLPALLLSQVIATVAGASMWVAIAGAVFMTGLAAFALRDALRLWRGHVPELAGGWAFWKGLLSNLLNPLSWTFWLATGTPTMLAAQHAGGLPGLLLFTVVWFVTASGLEGVIAFAVSRSGRRIGHRGQAGLSAASAALFLGLAGFLLVRA; translated from the coding sequence GTGATCGATGTGCTGTGGCTCGGCCTCGTGCTGGGCACGGGGGCCGCGCTGTCGGTCGGTCCGATCTTCGTCACGATCCTGCACGAGTCGGCCACCCGGGGCTTCGCCGCCGGCCTGCGGGTGATCCTGGGCTCCGCGACCGCCGACCTGGTGCTGCTGCTGCCGGCGCTGCTGCTCTCGCAGGTGATCGCGACCGTCGCCGGCGCGTCGATGTGGGTGGCGATCGCCGGCGCGGTGTTCATGACCGGCCTGGCGGCGTTCGCGCTGCGGGACGCGTTGCGGCTGTGGCGCGGGCACGTGCCGGAGCTGGCCGGCGGCTGGGCGTTCTGGAAGGGCCTGCTCTCGAACCTGCTCAACCCGCTGAGCTGGACGTTCTGGCTGGCCACCGGCACGCCGACGATGCTGGCCGCGCAGCATGCCGGCGGCCTGCCGGGCCTGCTGCTGTTCACGGTCGTGTGGTTCGTGACGGCGTCCGGCCTCGAAGGGGTGATCGCCTTCGCGGTGTCGCGCTCCGGCCGGCGCATCGGGCACCGCGGCCAGGCCGGGCTGTCCGCCGCGTCGGCGGCGCTGTTCCTCGGCCTGGCCGGATTCCTGCTGGTCAGGGCCTAG
- a CDS encoding permease: MTAPAVRRRVTSLEVLCVVLVLALVLQGQLVDALDIPALRTGSTVFVAVCVQAMPFLVLGTLISGAIAAFLPAEALRRVLPRRSVFAVPVAGLAGVALPGCECASVPVARRLMQQGVAPSVALAFLLAAPAVNPVVLVATAVAFPGKPEMVLARFAGSLLTAVVTGWLWARFGKASWIAERALRRLPTGGASRWAVFAETARHDLVEAGGFLVIGGLTAAALNVLVPSSLLESLSGEWVLGIIVMALLAVVLAICSEADAFVAASLSALPLLPRLVFLVVGPAVDVKLIALQAGTFGKAFALRFAPLVFTVAVVSGTVAGLVFLGGVS, encoded by the coding sequence ATGACCGCTCCGGCCGTACGCCGGCGCGTCACCTCGCTGGAGGTGCTGTGCGTCGTCCTCGTGCTGGCCCTGGTGCTGCAGGGCCAGCTCGTCGACGCGCTGGACATCCCCGCGCTGCGCACCGGGTCCACGGTGTTCGTCGCCGTCTGCGTGCAGGCCATGCCGTTCCTCGTGCTCGGCACCCTGATCAGCGGGGCCATCGCCGCCTTCCTGCCCGCCGAGGCGCTGCGGCGGGTGCTGCCGCGGCGGTCGGTTTTCGCCGTGCCCGTCGCCGGGCTGGCCGGCGTCGCCCTGCCCGGCTGCGAGTGCGCCTCCGTGCCCGTCGCCCGCCGGCTCATGCAGCAGGGCGTCGCCCCGTCGGTGGCCTTGGCGTTCCTGCTGGCCGCTCCGGCCGTCAACCCCGTCGTGCTGGTCGCGACCGCCGTCGCCTTCCCCGGCAAGCCCGAGATGGTTCTTGCCCGGTTCGCCGGTTCTCTTCTGACGGCCGTTGTCACCGGCTGGCTCTGGGCCCGTTTCGGCAAGGCGTCGTGGATCGCCGAGCGGGCCCTGCGCCGGCTGCCCACCGGCGGGGCGTCGCGCTGGGCCGTCTTCGCCGAGACCGCCCGTCACGACCTCGTCGAGGCCGGCGGCTTCCTCGTCATCGGCGGCCTCACCGCAGCGGCGTTGAACGTCCTCGTGCCGTCGTCTCTGCTGGAGTCCCTGTCCGGGGAGTGGGTTCTCGGCATCATCGTCATGGCTCTGCTGGCGGTCGTGCTGGCCATCTGCAGCGAAGCCGACGCCTTCGTCGCGGCGTCGCTGTCCGCCCTGCCTCTGCTGCCCCGCCTGGTGTTCCTCGTCGTCGGTCCCGCCGTCGACGTCAAGCTCATCGCCCTGCAGGCCGGCACCTTCGGCAAGGCCTTCGCCCTCCGCTTCGCCCCCTTGGTCTTCACCGTCGCGGTCGTTTCCGGCACCGTCGCCGGCCTCGTGTTCCTGGGAGGCGTGTCATGA
- a CDS encoding cytidine deaminase produces the protein MPELDPEDAKIVTLARSARARTGAAEGAAVRDTDGRTYAACTVALPSLKLTALQAAVAAAVASGAPGLEAAAVVTEAGKVDDESRAAVRDLTESAYVLVADPGGTVVG, from the coding sequence GTGCCTGAACTGGACCCCGAGGACGCCAAGATCGTGACCCTGGCCCGGTCGGCCCGCGCCCGCACCGGCGCCGCCGAGGGCGCCGCGGTCCGTGACACCGACGGCCGCACCTACGCCGCCTGCACGGTGGCGCTGCCGTCGCTGAAGCTGACCGCGCTGCAGGCCGCCGTCGCCGCCGCCGTCGCCAGCGGCGCTCCGGGCCTGGAGGCGGCGGCGGTCGTCACCGAGGCGGGCAAGGTGGACGACGAGTCGCGGGCGGCCGTCCGCGATCTGACCGAGTCGGCCTACGTGCTGGTCGCGGACCCCGGCGGGACCGTCGTCGGCTAG
- a CDS encoding hemolysin family protein translates to MGATAVPMLLCAVVLVLAAGVFGGADAALGTVSRARVEELVRQRRGGAHQLQLLIEDRPRHVNLLLLLRLGCELAATVLITAFCLQAITPGWLALLVAGVAMVVVSYVFVGVGPRTIGRQHPYGVMLLAAGPVRVLGRVLGPLSRLLIVVGNAITPGRGFREGPFSTEVELRELVDLAGERGVVDEDEREMIHSVFELGDTIAREVMVPRTEIIWIELTKSVRQALALSLRTGYSRIPVIGESVDDVVGVINIKDLARASVEGGAQSVKDLMRPASFVPDTKRLDDLLRQMQVTHNHMAIAVDEYGGTAGLLTIEDILEEIVGEITDEYDQDERPPVEQIDEDSYRVSARLAVEDLAELFDVELDDSDVETVGGLLAQRLGRVPLPGAEAEIAGLRLRAEGGKDNRGRVRITTVVARRTERERNGERA, encoded by the coding sequence ATGGGCGCCACTGCCGTGCCGATGCTGCTGTGCGCGGTCGTGCTCGTGCTGGCGGCGGGCGTCTTCGGCGGCGCGGACGCCGCGCTGGGCACCGTGTCCCGGGCCCGGGTCGAGGAGCTGGTGCGGCAGCGTCGCGGCGGCGCCCACCAGCTGCAGCTGCTGATCGAGGACCGGCCGCGGCACGTCAACCTGCTGTTGCTGCTCCGGCTGGGCTGTGAGCTGGCCGCGACCGTGCTGATCACCGCGTTCTGCCTGCAGGCGATCACACCCGGCTGGTTGGCGCTGCTGGTCGCCGGCGTGGCGATGGTCGTCGTCTCGTACGTCTTCGTCGGCGTCGGGCCGCGGACCATCGGCCGCCAGCACCCGTACGGGGTGATGCTGCTGGCGGCGGGTCCGGTGCGGGTGCTGGGCCGCGTGCTCGGCCCGCTGAGCCGGCTGCTGATCGTCGTCGGCAACGCGATCACTCCCGGCCGCGGCTTCCGCGAGGGCCCGTTCTCCACCGAAGTCGAGCTGCGCGAGCTGGTCGACCTGGCCGGTGAGCGCGGCGTCGTCGACGAGGACGAGCGGGAGATGATCCACTCCGTCTTCGAGCTGGGGGACACCATCGCCCGCGAGGTGATGGTGCCGCGCACCGAGATCATCTGGATCGAGCTGACCAAGTCGGTGCGGCAGGCGCTGGCGCTGTCCCTGCGCACCGGCTACAGCCGCATCCCGGTGATCGGCGAGAGCGTCGACGACGTGGTCGGCGTGATCAACATCAAGGACCTCGCGCGAGCCTCGGTGGAGGGCGGCGCGCAGTCGGTGAAGGACCTGATGCGGCCGGCCAGCTTCGTGCCCGACACCAAGCGGCTGGACGACCTGCTGCGGCAGATGCAGGTCACGCACAACCACATGGCCATCGCCGTCGACGAGTACGGCGGCACCGCCGGCCTGCTCACCATCGAGGACATCCTGGAGGAGATCGTCGGGGAGATCACCGACGAGTACGACCAGGACGAGCGGCCGCCGGTGGAGCAGATCGACGAGGACAGCTACCGGGTCAGCGCCCGACTGGCCGTCGAGGACCTGGCCGAGTTGTTCGACGTGGAGCTGGACGACTCGGACGTGGAGACCGTCGGCGGGCTGCTGGCGCAGCGGCTGGGCCGGGTGCCGCTGCCCGGAGCCGAGGCGGAGATCGCCGGCCTGCGGCTGCGCGCCGAGGGCGGCAAGGACAACAGGGGCCGGGTGCGCATCACGACCGTGGTGGCCCGGCGGACCGAGCGTGAGAGGAACGGCGAGCGTGCCTGA